A single Argentina anserina chromosome 7, drPotAnse1.1, whole genome shotgun sequence DNA region contains:
- the LOC126801487 gene encoding ribosome-binding factor PSRP1, chloroplastic encodes MATHFTTSSSLFQSMATLQSTFLAKPQISKLSSDSSSFMNPCKNLRPISIEIIRPRSKDHGVKMSWDGPLSSVKLIIQGKHLELTEPVKKYVEDKVGKAILKHSHLVREADIRLSVRGGDLGKGPKIRRCEVTLFTKKHGVFRAEEEGETLIASIDMASSIIQRKLRKIKEKESDHGRHMKGFNRLKVREAQLPMEVEEEPQDEEDDLLDEVVRTKYFDMPPLTVAEAVDQLENLDHDFYAFRNEETSEINILYRRKEGGYGVIIPKRSGKANKVENVVVELAREHSVAE; translated from the exons ATGGCTACTCACTTTacaacttcttcttctttgtttcaatCAATGGCTACTTTGCAATCCACCTTTTTGGCCAAGCCCCAAATCTCCAAGCTCTCATCTGACTCCTCTAGTTTCATGAACCCATGCAAGAATCTGAGACCCATTTCGATTGAGATTATTAGACCCAGAAGCAAGGACCATGGTGTGAAGATGTCATGGGACGGTCCACTCTCTTCAGTCAAGCTGATCATACAGGGGAAGCATTTGGAG TTGACAGAACCAGTCAAGAAGTATGTTGAAGACAAAGTTGGAAAGGCAATTCTAAAGCATAGCCACCTGGTGAGGGAAGCTGACATTCGCTTGTCTGTTCGTGGTGGAGACCTAGGAAAAGGCCCAAAAATTAGGAGATGTGAG GTCACTTTGTTCACAAAAAAGCATGGAGTGTTCCGGGCCGAGGAAGAAGGTGAGACACTTATTGCTAGCATAGATATGGCATCGTCTATCATCCAGAGGAAATTGAGGAAAATCAAGGAGAAGGAATCTGACCACGGTCGTCACATGAAAGGCTTTAACAGATTGAAAGTGAGGGAGGCTCAATTACCTATGGAAGTGGAAGAAGAGCCCCAGGATGAGGAGGACGACCTGCTGGATGAGGTTGTTCGTACAAAATACTTCGACATGCCACCTTTGACAGTTGCTGAAGCAGTTGATCAACTGGAAAACCTTGATCACGACTTCTATGCtttcagaaatgaagaaacta GTGAGATTAACATCCTATACAGAAGAAAGGAAGGAGGTTATGGGGTTATTATACCCAAAAGAAGTGGGAAAGCTAACAAAGTGGAGAATGTGGTGGTAGAGCTAGCTAGAGAACATTCCGTGGCAGAATAA
- the LOC126804103 gene encoding serine/arginine-rich splicing factor SR34A, translated as MSGRFSRTIYVGNLPSDIREREVEDIFYKYGRILDIELKIPPRPPCYSFVEFESSRDAEDAVRGRDGYNFDGCRLRVELAHGGSRGPPSSDRRGGYSGGGSSRGGGGGGRYGVSRHSEFRVIVRGLPSSASWQDLKDHMRKAGDVCFAEVCRDSEGTYGLVDYNNYDDMKYAVRELDDTEFKNPWARSYIRVKVLDRSPSRSRSRSRSRSRSVRRNRSNSLERSVSRSVSRSRSASPVKPSRPRSRSRSGSPHPALSGSA; from the exons ATGAGTGGACGGTTTTCTCGCACAATCTATGTCGGCAACCTGCCCTCAGATATAAGAGAACGGGAGGTTGAAGATATATTCTACAAG TATGGCCGGATTTTGGATATTGAGTTGAAGATTCCACCACGCCCCCCATGCTATAGCTTTGTTGAG TTTGAGAGTTCTCGCGATGCAGAAGATGCAGTAAGGGGTCGTGATGGGTACAACTTTGATGGTTGTCGTTTAAGG GTTGAGCTTGCCCATGGTGGTAGTAGAGGCCCACCATCTAGTGATCGTCGTGGTGGATATAgtggtggtggtagtagcaGAGGAGGTGGCGGTGGGGGTCGATATGGTGTCTCCCGTCATTCTGAGTTTCGAG TTATTGTTCGTGGCCTCCCTTCTTCTGCTTCATGGCAAGATTTGAAG GATCATATGCGGAAAGCTGGTGATGTGTGTTTTGCTGAGGTTTGTCGTGACAGTGAAG GGACTTATGGCTTGGTTGATTATAACAATTATGATGACATGAAATATGCT GTTCGGGAACTTGATGATACGGAATTTAAAAATCCTTGGGCAAGATCCTATATTCGG GTTAAAGTGTTAGACAGAAGTCCCTCTAGGAGTCGGAGCAGAAGCCGTAGCAGAAGCCGAAGTGTAAGGAGGAATAGGAG CAATTCGTTGGAGCGATCTGTTTCTAGATCAGTATCAAGATCTAGGTCTGCATCTCCGGTGAAACCTTCCAG GCCAAGATCGAGATCGAGGTCAGGATCCCCCCACCCG GCGCTTTCAGGTAGTGCTTGA
- the LOC126802873 gene encoding 60S acidic ribosomal protein P1 — MSTGEIACSYAAMILHDDGIPITAEKIGTLLKPANVNVEAFWPNLFAKLAEKKDLGDLTMNVGCGGGAAAPVGMDALASAAAAAPKAEEKKEEPEEESDDDMGISLFDD; from the exons ATGTCGACCGGTGAAATTGCCTGCTCCTACGCCGCCATGATTCTTCACGATGATGGCATCCCAATCACT GCTGAGAAGATTGGTACTCTGCTGAAGCCTGCAAATGTGAACGTGGAGGCGTTCTGGCCCAACCTCTTTGCCAAGCTTGCGGAGAAGAAGGATCTCGGTGATCTCACCATGAATGTTGGATGTGGCGGCGGTGCTGCAGCTCCGGTAGGTATGGATGCCCTGGCTTCTGCTGCTGCCGCTGCTCCCAAGGCTGAGGAGAAGAAG GAGGAACCAGAGGAAGAAAGTGATGATGACATGGGTATCAGCTTGTTCGATGACTAG
- the LOC126804045 gene encoding polyadenylate-binding protein-interacting protein 12 isoform X1, which produces MAVAENAPSFDNSSESNAQNDLENPKPKMDSSAVVSVEPNLQSNGGDDDQSCELDKSQEEGLSDPNSNHKAQMGQMQNGRESNGVADDDHQVVKSGGYGTDQSSNGDENYKRDMRDLEELLSKLNPMAQEFIPLSLANNNNNQGYALPGGFGYTNNLVLHTNGIGFMGKRQKKNGYSNQARRRNYYKLSLAQREEMIRRTVYVSDIDQQVTEENLAALFINCGQVVDCRVCGDPNSVLRFAFIEFTDEEGAMAALSLSGTMLGYYPVRVLPSKTAIAPVNPTFLPRSDDEREMCSRTIYCTNVDKKVTQADVKLFFESLCGEVQRLRLLGDYHHSTRICFVEFTVAESAIAALNCSGVVLGSLPIRVSPSKTPVRPRAPPRSPSQ; this is translated from the exons ATGGCTGTTGCTGAGAATGCACCCagttttgataactcatcGGAGTCCAATGCCCAGAACGATCttgaaaacccaaaacccaaaatgGACTCGTCGGCTGTTGTGAGTGTTGAGCCCAATTTACAGTCCAACGGTGGTGACGATGATCAGAGTTGTGAGCTGGACAAGAGCCAGGAGGAGGGTTTGTCAGACCCCAACAGCAACCACAAGGCTCAAATGGGGCAGATGCAAAATGGGAGAGAGTCCAATGGGGTGGCTGATGATGATCATCAGGTGGTGAAGTCTGGTGGGTATGGGACTGATCAGAGCTCTAATGGGGATGAGAATTACAAGAGGGATATGAGGGATTTGGAGGAGTTGTTGTCCAAGTTGAATCCTATGGCTCAGGAATTCATACCTCTAAGCCttgccaacaacaacaacaaccagGGGTATGCTCTTCCTGGTGGATTTGGCTATACTAACAATCTGGTGCTGCACACCAATGGAATTGGATTCATGGGCAAAAGG cAGAAGAAGAATGGCTATAGTAATCAAGCAAGGAGAAGGAACTATTACAAACTGAGTTTGGCGCAGAGAGAGGAGATGATTAGGAGGACTGTGTATGTTTCTGACATTGACCAACAG GTTACTGAAGAGAACCTAGCTGCTCTGTTCATTAATTGCGGACAA GTTGTAGACTGTCGTGTATGCGGTGATCCTAATTCTGTTCTTCGATTTGCCTTTATTGAGTTTACAGATGAAG AAGGTGCAATGGCTGCTTTGAGTCTGTCAGGAACCATGCTTGGCTATTATCCTGTAAGAGTGCTGCCTTCCAAAACTGCAATTGCACCTGTCAACCCAACATTTTTGCCCAGG TCAGACGATGAACGTGAGATGTGCTCAAGAACTATATATTGTACTAATGTTGACAAGAAG GTTACTCAAGCAGATGTCAAACTGTTTTTTGAATCACTGTGTGGAGAG GTTCAACGCCTGAGGCTCCTTGGAGACTATCATCATTCCACTCGCATTTGTTTTGTTGAGTTTACAGTG GCTGAAAGTGCAATTGCAGCTCTTAATTGTAGTGGTGTAGTTCTGGGATCACTGCCCATAAG GGTCAGCCCGTCAAAGACACCTGTGCGCCCTCGTGCTCCTCCTCGCTCTCCATCACAGTAG
- the LOC126802293 gene encoding uncharacterized protein LOC126802293, translating to MLCPVSATKSNPNWLDRLRSNKGFPAGDNLDLDHFLSLKPNSSSESSSPNAESVPHVSNRPECSNPTRDAGKGEALLGLMSTAISELFFIDGSEECSRLSGKKVPRKQTHPRVCVTSAANVSDNKDTRRHKSSGGTVNDVNDLMIITSLNLEKNKEVNEGEELEERGERELKGYSKSEVTVIDTSCEVWKTEKVVFRRKSVWKVREKKSKVRSFGRNKRKVVSGEEGDDGIEEKKKEAKVSDCGGDQCISLNPIEEVSHTTDNLNDRGKEYSKDNVPDSRKDLDKGFPSKPRTTIKNGSSVVFIKGIRTDEKNEGKRPSKCFKDSQRKCRE from the exons ATGCTCTGCCCGGTCTCCGCCACCAAGTCCAATCCCAACTGGCTGGACCGCCTCCGGTCCAACAAGGGCTTCCCGGCCGGCGACAACCTCGACCTCGACCACTTCCTCAGCCTCAAACCCAACTCCTCCTCGGAATCTTCGAGCCCCAATGCAGAGTCAGTCCCACATGTCTCGAACCGACCCGAATGTTCCAATCCGACGCGGGACGCCGGAAAAGGAGAGGCATTGCTGGGCCTGATGAGCACCGCCATCTCCGAGCTGTTCTTCATCGATGGCTCCGAAGAATGTTCCAGACTTTCCGGGAAAAAAGTCCCCAGGAAACAAACCCACCCCAGAGTTTGCGTCACCTCCGCCGCCAATGTCTCCGACAACAAAGACACCAGGAGACACAAGAGCTCAGGCGGCACTGTAAATGACGTAAATGACCTTATGATTATCACTTCGTTGAACTTGGAGAAGAATAAGGAGGTGAATGAGGGGGAAGAGTTGGAAgagagaggggagagagagttgaAGGGGTATTCGAAGAGCGAAGTGACTGTGATCGACACGAGTTGCGAGGTTTGGAAGACAGAGAAGGTGGTGTTTAGGAGGAAGAGTGTATGGAAAGTGAGGGAGAAGAAGAGTAAGGTGAGGAGCTTTGGGAGGAATAAGAGGAAAGTGGTGAGTGGTGAGGAAGGTGATGATGGCattgaggagaagaagaaggaggcaAAGGTTTCTGATTGCGGTGGGGATCAATGTATATCTCTCAACCCCATTGAA GAAGTCAGTCACACCACGGATAATCTTAATGACAGAGGGAAAGAATATAGCAAAGACAATGTGCCAGATTCCAGAAAAGATTTAGACAAGGG GTTTCCCTCAAAACCAAGAACAACAATAAAGAACGGCTCGTCTGTTGTCTTTATTAAAGGCATACGCACAGATGAGAAAAATGAAGGAAAGCGTCCTAGTAAGTGTTTCAAGGACAGTCAAAGGAAATGCAGGGAATGA
- the LOC126801486 gene encoding transcription termination factor MTERF8, chloroplastic: MVSAYALFTHPIPSSSSSSSSSSIDSPLSYSLTPPSFATFRNHEWSSSLLKLAKTPRPRPNSLLTQLGLLLPSSQFLLQCSSNPVTADIGTVFSLLQAVGIDDKETKQLLEKNPALVFASLDSLRARIECFNSVGLDGLVLSNLITKCPNLLTAEEIDPFLSFVRHDLEGNIEPGQLKRLFRAADVRFLAGFDDKVGLLLRRGVSDEKIVDVLNKVNLYKALCLKSVEEIDRTITFVSRFGGIDLIMRRPSLLNYDLETQLAPRVEFLTEVSGGDENATGVLLGKLPAILSYTVDHTKGHVELLRSFAGLSDEPIFKILLVFPNVVSASRERKMRPRIKFLKECGLSSNDIYKFLIKAPLFLGLSFEDNIAYKLVFLVKIGYRYRTRDMAAAMGSATRTSSDNLQRVIELFLGYGFSCADIVVMSRRHPQILQYSHSALEKKMQYLINDMGREIEELLAFPAFLGYKLDDRIKARYEVKRKILGEGMSLNKLLTVSSESFTPKTPAYVIDLNVE; encoded by the exons ATGGTCTCTGCCTACGCTCTTTTCACACACCCTAtcccctcttcttcttcttcttcttcttcctcctccattgATTCTCCATTATCGTACTCACTAACTCCACCATCCTTTGCAACCTTCCGCAACCATGAATGGTCTTCTTCTCTACTAAAACTCGCTAAAACCCCAAGACCCCGACCAAACTCGTTACTGACCCAGCTGGGTCTCCTCCTCCCCAGTTCACAGTTTCTCCTCCAATGCAGTTCCAATCCAGTCACCGCCGACATAG GGACGGTGTTCTCGCTGTTACAAGCAGTTGGAATCGATGACAAAGAGACAAAACAGCTGTTGGAGAAGAACCCGGCTTTGGTTTTTGCATCATTGGATTCGTTACGAGCTCGGATTGAGTGTTTCAATTCAGTTGGGCTTGATGGGCTTGTGCTTTCCAATTTGATCACCAAATGTCCAAACTTGTTAACTGCTGAGGAGATTGATCCTTTTTTGAGCTTTGTCCGTCATGATTTGGAGGGCAACATTGAGCCGGGGCAGCTGAAGAGGCTTTTCCGGGCAGCAGATGTTAGATTCTTGGCGGGATTTGATGACAAGGTTGGATTGCTTCTTCGCCGCGGAGTTTCGGATGAGAAGATTGTTGATGTTCTCAATAAGGTGAATTTGTACAAGGCATTGTGTCTCAAGTCAGTTGAGGAGATCGACAGGACTATCACATTCGTGAGCCGCTTTGGTGGGATTGATTTGATTATGAGGCGGCCATCGTTACTGAACTATGACTTGGAGACTCAGCTGGCTCCGAGAGTTGAGTTTCTGACTGAGGTTagtggtggagatgagaatgCCACCGGGGTTTTGTTAGGTAAGCTCCCTGCGATTTTGAGCTACACTGTGGATCACACTAAAGGCCATGTAGAGTTGTTGAGGTCGTTTGCTGGTTTAAGTGATGAGCCGATTTTCAAGATATTGCTTGTTTTCCCCAATGTGGTTAGTGCCAGCAGGGAGAGGAAAATGCGTCCGAGGATTAAGTTTCTGAAGGAATGTGGGTTGAGTTCGAATGATATCTACAAGTTTTTGATCAAGGCTCCATTGTTTTTAGGCTTGTCGTTTGAAGACAACATTGCATATAAGCTTGTGTTTTTGGTGAAGATTGGGTACAGATATAGAACAAGGGACATGGCAGCCGCAATGGGATCTGCCACCAGAACAAGCTCTGATAATTTGCAAAGGGTGATTGAGTTGTTCTTGGGTTATGGTTTTTCTTGTGCCGACATTGTTGTCATGAGCAGGAGGCATCCTCAGATACTACAGTACAGTCATAGTGCTTTGGAGAAGAAGATGCAGTACTTGATTAATGATATGGGTCGTGAAATCGAAGAGTTATTAGCCTTCCCCGCATTCCTTGGTTACAAACTTGATGACAGAATTAAGGCCAGGTATGAAGTGAAGAGGAAGATTTTGGGGGAAGGAATGTCACTGAATAAGCTCTTAACTGTTTCATCCGAGAGTTTTACTCCGAAAACTCCGGCATATGTAATTGATCTGAACGTGGAATGA
- the LOC126804045 gene encoding polyadenylate-binding protein-interacting protein 12 isoform X2: MAVAENAPSFDNSSESNAQNDLENPKPKMDSSAVVSVEPNLQSNGGDDDQSCELDKSQEEGLSDPNSNHKAQMGQMQNGRESNGVADDDHQVVKSGGYGTDQSSNGDENYKRDMRDLEELLSKLNPMAQEFIPLSLANNNNNQGYALPGGFGYTNNLVLHTNGIGFMGKRKKNGYSNQARRRNYYKLSLAQREEMIRRTVYVSDIDQQVTEENLAALFINCGQVVDCRVCGDPNSVLRFAFIEFTDEEGAMAALSLSGTMLGYYPVRVLPSKTAIAPVNPTFLPRSDDEREMCSRTIYCTNVDKKVTQADVKLFFESLCGEVQRLRLLGDYHHSTRICFVEFTVAESAIAALNCSGVVLGSLPIRVSPSKTPVRPRAPPRSPSQ; encoded by the exons ATGGCTGTTGCTGAGAATGCACCCagttttgataactcatcGGAGTCCAATGCCCAGAACGATCttgaaaacccaaaacccaaaatgGACTCGTCGGCTGTTGTGAGTGTTGAGCCCAATTTACAGTCCAACGGTGGTGACGATGATCAGAGTTGTGAGCTGGACAAGAGCCAGGAGGAGGGTTTGTCAGACCCCAACAGCAACCACAAGGCTCAAATGGGGCAGATGCAAAATGGGAGAGAGTCCAATGGGGTGGCTGATGATGATCATCAGGTGGTGAAGTCTGGTGGGTATGGGACTGATCAGAGCTCTAATGGGGATGAGAATTACAAGAGGGATATGAGGGATTTGGAGGAGTTGTTGTCCAAGTTGAATCCTATGGCTCAGGAATTCATACCTCTAAGCCttgccaacaacaacaacaaccagGGGTATGCTCTTCCTGGTGGATTTGGCTATACTAACAATCTGGTGCTGCACACCAATGGAATTGGATTCATGGGCAAAAGG AAGAAGAATGGCTATAGTAATCAAGCAAGGAGAAGGAACTATTACAAACTGAGTTTGGCGCAGAGAGAGGAGATGATTAGGAGGACTGTGTATGTTTCTGACATTGACCAACAG GTTACTGAAGAGAACCTAGCTGCTCTGTTCATTAATTGCGGACAA GTTGTAGACTGTCGTGTATGCGGTGATCCTAATTCTGTTCTTCGATTTGCCTTTATTGAGTTTACAGATGAAG AAGGTGCAATGGCTGCTTTGAGTCTGTCAGGAACCATGCTTGGCTATTATCCTGTAAGAGTGCTGCCTTCCAAAACTGCAATTGCACCTGTCAACCCAACATTTTTGCCCAGG TCAGACGATGAACGTGAGATGTGCTCAAGAACTATATATTGTACTAATGTTGACAAGAAG GTTACTCAAGCAGATGTCAAACTGTTTTTTGAATCACTGTGTGGAGAG GTTCAACGCCTGAGGCTCCTTGGAGACTATCATCATTCCACTCGCATTTGTTTTGTTGAGTTTACAGTG GCTGAAAGTGCAATTGCAGCTCTTAATTGTAGTGGTGTAGTTCTGGGATCACTGCCCATAAG GGTCAGCCCGTCAAAGACACCTGTGCGCCCTCGTGCTCCTCCTCGCTCTCCATCACAGTAG
- the LOC126802682 gene encoding uncharacterized protein LOC126802682, whose amino-acid sequence MTVSSMGVIDALHEILEMVKIEYTDIVMFLGPLWTAFLIGIVIGWAWKPKWATFGQEKLCSSVSKASDLSMPTSPARSTVMSPPLKGFSSAPCLFQGYEAWIINNAVHNAVQKRLSPSPIEFDDQSTTQMNEKKSDVVAQEDVEHLCRLVDMRDGGPTWIHMMDRSTPTMTYQAWRRDPKIGPPQYRSRTVYEDATLELLRDFFWDDEFRLRWDNMLSEATTLDECPTTGTMVVQWIKKFPFFCKDREYIIGRRIWESGRLYYCVTKGVPYPSIPRQDKLRRVDAYYSSWCIQAAESRHGHGQLTACEVQLFHQEDMGIPWEISKLAVRKGMWDTVKNIESGLRAYQKERALGGIISRPAFMAQINTKINLEYLKASAGTEVPCQTAEVTTSNDKPFSGNIRNLIIVGGSILLACTLDRGFLLKTIVFGVAGKFGNAGRKSKESRPK is encoded by the exons atgacAGTAAGCAGCATGGGTGTGATTGATGCCCTGCATGAGATTTTGGAGATGGTGAAAATAGAGTACACGGACATTGTGATGTTTCTCGGTCCTTTGTGGACGGCTTTTCTTATTGGTATTGTGATTGGTTGGGCATGGAAGCCAAAGTGGGCAACATTTGGTCAGGAAAAACTGTGCTCCTCTGTTTCGAAAGCCTCGGATTTGTCCATGCCTACTTCGCCGGCTAGGTCGACTGTGATGTCACCACCATTGAAAGGGTTCTCATCAGCACCGTGCTTGTTCCAGGGGTATGAAGCTTGGATTATTAATAATGCAGTTCACAATGCAGTGCAGAAGAGGCTTTCCCCCTCACCTATCGAATTTGATGACCAAAG TACAACACAGATGAATGAGAAGAAGTCTGATGTTGTGGCTCAGGAGGATGTAGAACATCTGTGTCGGCTTGTTGATATGAGAGATGGAGGTCCAACTTGGATACATATGATGGATCGTTCAACTCCAACCATGACCTACCAAGCTTGGCGCAGGGATCCCAAG ATTGGTCCTCCTCAATATCGTAGCAGGACTGTGTATGAGGATGCAACGCTGGAGCTGTTGAGGGACTTTTTCTGGGATGATGAGTTCCGGTTAAGGTGGGACAACATGCTTAGTGAGGCCACAACCTTAGATGAGTGCCCAACCACAGGAACCATGGTTGTTCAGTGGATAAAGAAG TTCCCTTTCTTCTGTAAAGACAGAGAATACATCATAGGACGCCGAATTTGGGAATCAGGAAGGTTATATTATTGCGTCACAAAG GGAGTACCCTATCCTTCTATTCCAAGGCAAGACAAACTAAGACGCGTGGATGCCTACTACTCTAGTTGGTGCATTCAAGCAG CCGAATCAAGACACGGCCACGGCCAGCTGACAGCATGTGAAGTTCAACTGTTTCATCAAGAGGATATGGGGATCCCATGGGAAATCTCAAAACTTGCTGTACGAAAAGGAATGTGGGATACTGTGAAGAACATAGAGTCTGGTTTACGTGCTTACCAAAAAGAAAGAGCGTTAGGGGGGATTATTTCTCGGCCTGCATTTATGGCTCAGATCAATACCAAAATAAATCTTGAGTACCTGAAAGCCTCTGCCGGCACTGAGGTTCCATGCCAAACTGCAGAGGTAACTACATCTAATGACAAACCTTTCAGTGGGAACATCCGAAATCTCATCATTGTTGGTGGGAGTATTCTCCTTGCATGCACTCTTGACCGGGGGTTTTTGTTGAAGACAATAGTATTTGGTGTGGCCGGGAAGTTTGGAAATGCGGGGAGGAAATCAAAAGAATCAAGACCAAAGTGA